The Pochonia chlamydosporia 170 chromosome 1, whole genome shotgun sequence genome window below encodes:
- a CDS encoding N-acetylglucosamine-6-phosphate deacetylase (similar to Pyrenophora tritici-repentis Pt-1C-BFP XP_001938483.1), with product MPIALSPPTRPRNGLTKFTNCRLVKGDALVTEDLWVSSLTGKIINSQAAFFDELNLPDVTIDLGGRIISPGMIECQLNGAFGFNFSTLLDDMSQYGKKVNEVNKLLVQTGVTSYIPTITSQRPELYQKALPFLGPSGANRDAQDGAESLGAHCEGPFLNPTKNGVHNVDVLIEAESFADIEACYGAENLRPRREGETIPVKMITAAPERGQMMKLIPEIASRGIIYSVGHSEATYEQASEAVGHGATMITHLFNAMRPLHHRNPGIFGVLGKAENLARPYFGIISDGIHLHPTTIKIAFNAHPDGFILVTDAMHLVGLPDGAYPWTNGDQTCNIVKKGSTLLLENSDTIAGSSITLLECVNNFLEWSGTGIPQALRAVTSTPAAMLGFQGIKGSLEAGADADLVIFSEEQSATGSGSKQLVLDEVWKFGSLLHKNNSTTK from the exons ATGCCTATCGCTCTATCTCCCCCGACCCGGCCGAGGAACGGCCTGACCAAATTTACCAACTGCCGTTTGGTCAAAGGCGATGCTCTGGTCACAGAAGATCTTTGGGTCAGCTCATTAACGggcaaaatcatcaacagTCAAGCAGCTTTCTTTGATGAGCTGAACCTTCCCGATGTGACCATCGATCTCGGCGGCCGCATCATCTCGCCCGGCATGATTGAATGCCAGCTCAACGGCGCTTTCGGCTTCAACTTTTCGACGCTACTCGACGACATGTCCCAATACGGCAAAAAGGTCAACGAGGTGAACAAGCTGCTCGTCCAGACCGGTGTCACATCTTACATCCCAACAATTACCAGTCAACGGCCCGAGCTGTACCAAAAG GCCTTACCATTCCTGGGACCCTCAGGAGCGAATAGAGACGCACAGGACGGCGCTGAATCCCTGGGCGCCCACTGCGAAGGACCATTCCTGAATCCTACCAAGAACGGAGTTCACAATGTCGATGTGCTGATTGAGGCGGAATCATTTGCTGACATCGAGGCCTGCTATGGCGCAGAGAACCTGCGACCTCGGCGCGAGGGTGAAACCATTCCCGTCAAGATGATCACGGCTGCTCCGGAGCGCGgacagatgatgaagctCATTCCAGAAATCGCTTCGCGAGGCATCATATACTCGGTTGGTCACTCCGAAGCCACGTATGAACAGGCGTCGGAAGCGGTTGGCCATGGCGCAACCATGATCACTCACCTGTTCAATGCTATGCGGCCACTACATCACCGCAACCCTGGCATCTTTGGTGTTCTGGGCAAGGCCGAGAACTTGGCACGCCCTTACTTCGGCATCATTTCTGATGGTATTCACCTTCACCCGACGACGATTAAGATTGCCTTTAATGCGCATCCCGAtggcttcatcctcgtcactGATGCTATGCACCTTGTCGGTTTGCCGGACGGAGCTTATCCTTGGACCAACGGCGATCAGACGTGTAATATCGTCAAGAAAGGATCTACCCTTTTGTTGGAGAATTCTGACACCATTGCTGGAAG TTCCATCACGTTGCTAGAATGCGTCAACAACTTTCTAGAATGGTCGGGCACGGGCATTCCTCAGGCCCTCAGGGCCGTGACGTCGACTCCCGCCGCCATGCTTGGTTTCCAGGGCATCAAGGGATCTTTGGAAGCTGGCGCTGACGCAGACCTCGTCATCTTTTCCGAAGAGCAATCCGCCACTGGATCTGGATCCAAGCAGCTCGTGCTTGACGAGGTCTGGAAGTTTGGCAGTCTCTTGCACAAGAACAATAGCACCACGAAATGA
- a CDS encoding beta-N-acetylglucosaminidase (similar to Neosartorya fischeri NRRL 181 XP_001261952.1) yields the protein MAATNSNSKKPNSNSSSDGSDLDPLWQNLDWAIGQMLIMGWDGTEVTPQIKSLIEDHHLGSIILTAKNLKNAQETAKLVQELQTIAKNAGHPHPLLIAVDQENGGVNSLFDEDYVCQFPSAMGIAATGRIELAYETSKATATEISACGVNLMLGPVLDVLNNARYQPLGVRSTGDDPQEASQYGLASLNGVRDAGIAAAGKHFPSYGNLDFQGSNLDVPIITQTLEELSLSALVPFRNAIASGKLDAMFVGGCGISNPSMNVGHACLSDQVVDDLLRNELGFKGVAISECLEMEALSHDLGVQNGVVMAVEAGCDLVLLCRAYDVQLEAIKGLRLGYENGIITKDRIFTSIRRILHLKSTCTSWAKALNPPGISLLSQLHPSHLSLSRQAYDESITVIRDKEKMLPLSNSMHPGEELLLLTPLVKPLPASAMTKSLLESKKNWSQAPTHHDSWAHRDRERSAIMSGEGVFREFGKNLARYRNEKLLHTSYTANGVRPVHENLIARASCIIIVTADANRNMYQAGFTKHVDMMCSMHRSRGNKKQLIVVAVSSPYDFAMDKSIGTYICTFDFTENAMSALVRVLVGEINPIGSMPGTLRKSKKVLKSRQHWLVEEYDRSRDYGGLDDLVKAVHRASAPDLHFLRSTRAASFELHNPNIKESHFVVRNSSTNALYGFVATYFIGGVGIIGALLVDPGKRNVSIGRSLHRRALKSLSQQRGLKKVQVGMSFPGVFLGIPLDIEVNTVKEWFSNSGWDTQFPRRLTNMIINDLTNWLAPEGLLQSIQRANISFDLIHGLENAESVLHHVRANANPEVLELYTYALSENKACGIVRAKDPSGNLVGTVIICRQGSPLVTYIPPLLSERGDIGGIIAPIVPSTPQTTLILQGLALMGVRQSKSHKASKAVLSWVVDDAYEPLVAMGFDILQAFEEITNSPEVCQA from the exons ATGGCTGCtaccaactccaactccaagaaACCAAACTCCAACTCGAGCTCAGATGGGAGCGACTTGGACCCACTATGGCAGAATCTCGACTG GGCTATTGGGCAGATGCTGATTATGGGCTGGGATGGCACAGAAGTTACCCCTCAGATTAAAAGTCTTATCGAAGATCACCATCTTGGCTCAATCATTCTTACGGCCAAGAACCTGAAAA ATGCCCAAGAGACTGCCAAACTTGTCCAGGAGTTACAAACGATAGCCAAAAACGCTGGCCACCCGCATCCGCTACTCATCGCCGTGGATCAGGAAAATGGAGGTGTAAACAGCCTGTTCGATGAAGACTATGTTTGCCAATTCCCAAGTGCCATGGGCATTGCTGCTACTGGCCGCATCGAGTTGGCGTACGAAACATCCAAGGCTACGGCTACGGAAATCTCCGCCTGTGGTGTTAATCTCATGCTCGGCCCCGTCTTGGATGTTCTTAATAATGCCAGATACCAACCGCTCGGCGTTCGATCAACTGGAGATGACCCCCAGGAAGCCTCCCAGTATGGTCTTGCCTCACTCAACGGTGTTCGAGATGCTGGTATTGCGGCAGCCGGAAAGCATTTCCCCTCGTACGGCAACTTGGATTTCCAAGGCTCCAACCTCGATGTCCCTATCATCACACAAACATTAGAAGAGCTCAGTCTTAGTGCACTGGTTCCATTTCGCAATGCCATTGCGTCTGGTAAACTGGatgccatgtttgttggtggctgtggTATCTCAAACCCATCCatgaatgttggccatgcttgtCTTTCAGAccaagttgttgatgatttgctTCGTAATGAGCTGGGCTTCAAGGGAGTGGCTATTTCCGAATGTCTAGAAATGGAGGCTCTGAGTCACGATCTGGGCGTCCAGAACGGCGTTGTCATGGCAGTCGAAGCCGGCTGCGATCTCGTCCTTCTCTGCCGTGCATACGATGTCCAACTCGAAGCTATCAAAGGTCTAAGACTGGGTTACGAAAACGGCATTATTACCAAAGATCGCATCTTTACATCCATCAGACGAATCCTCCACCTCAAATCGACCTGTACCTCATGGGCAAAGGCTCTCAACCCTCCGGGTATCTCACTTCTCTCTCAGCTGCATCCATCCCACTTGTCGCTGTCACGCCAGGCTTATGACGAATCCATCACTGTCATTCGGGACAAAGAGAAGATGCTGCCCCTTTCTAACTCTATGCACCCTGGCGAGGAGCTTCTGCTGCTCACACCTCTGGTTAAACCGCTGCCTGCTTCAGCCATGACCAAAAGCCTGCTGGAATCAAAGAAGAACTGGTCGCAAGCACCAACACACCACGATTCCTGGGCTCACAGAGATCGCGAACGAAGTGCTATAATGAGCGGAGAAGGCGTATTCCGAGAGTTTGGCAAGAACCTTGCAAGATACCGCAATGAAAAGCTTCTTCACACGAGTTATACAGCAAATGGTGTGAGACCAG TCCATGAAAACCTTATAGCCAGAGCATcttgcatcatcatcgttaCAGCGGATGCGAACCGAAACATGTACCAAGCAGGTTTTACCAAGCATGTGGACATGATGTGCTCCATGCACCGCAGTAGGGGAAACAAGAAGCAGCTGATTGTGGTCGCTGTGAGCTCTCCCTACGACTTCGCCATGGACAAGTCGATCGGAACGTACATTTGCACTTTTGACTTTACGGAAAATGCCATGTCTGCCTTGGTGCGCGTTCTGGTTGGTGAGATTAACCCCATCGGCAGTATGCCCGGGACTCTACGCAAGAGCAAAAAGGTCCTCAAGTCCAGACAACACTGGCTTGTCGAAGAATATGACCGCTCTCGCGATTACGGCGGCTTGGACGATTTGGTCAAAGCGGTTCACAGAGCTAGCGCCCCCGATCTTCATTTCCTCAGGTCGACGCGGGCAGCTTCCTTTGAACTACACAaccccaacatcaaggaGTCTCACTTTGTAGTGAGAAATAGTAGTACAAATGCTCTTTATGGGTTTGTCGCTACATACTTTATTGGCGGTGTTGGTATCATTGGTGCTCTACTTGTCGACCCTGGTAAGCGCAATGTCTCAATTGGGCGATCTCTTCATCGACGGGCCCTGAAAAGCCTCAGCCAGCAGCGTGGTCTTAAGAAGGTCCAAGTCGGCATGTCATTTCCTGGTGTATTCCTGGGCATTCCTTTGGATATCGAGGTAAATACCGTCAAAGAATGGTTCAGTAACAGCGGATGGGACACCCAATTTCCTCGACGATTGACAAATATGATTATAAACGACCTCACAAATTGGCTGGCTCCCGAGGGGCTCTTGCAAAGCATTCAGAGGGCCAACATCAGCTTTGATTTGATACATGGTCTCGAAAACGCAGAAAGTGTACTACATCACGTTCGTGCAAATGCTAATCCAGAGGTGCTCGAGCTCTATACCTATGCCCTGTCGGAGAACAAAGCCTGTGGCATTGTCAGAGCAAAGGACCCGTCTGGTAACCTTGTCGGTACGGTCATTATTTGCCGACAAGGCAGTCCATTGGTGACATATATTCCCCCCTTGCTGTCTGAGCGTGGGGATATCGGTGGTATAATTGCCCCAATTGtgccctcaacaccacaaacgACACTCATCCTGCAGGGCTTGGCGCTCATGGGCGTTCGCCAAAGCAAGAGCCACAAAGCATCTAAGGCAGTGTTGAGTTGG GTTGTGGATGATGCGTATGAACCGCTGGTCGCAATGGGCTTTGATATCCTTCAGGCATTCGAAGAAATTACAAACTCTCCAGAAGT ATGCCAGGCGTAA
- a CDS encoding rxt2-like protein (similar to Metarhizium robertsii ARSEF 23 XP_007818394.2), with amino-acid sequence MATQQILFAETIAGMKKAFKRKAYESDSDSEVESFTNRGHKLQKRARFAHKGQLAPTAGPSAYKEAVDYAGVRRNILYRNPPLVDDEGYEILSDDDDDRVEDAELAAAELNPYSNILLDHILAPLTASTDLPHHPTLSKPFTSKTLDELIHQSCTLMRKENQSLWEVRHLWTSLCGDGVWMPCETMVGSNDIDLYSDEHVARFLQILSNGGGKGSPTVVVNGESNPHITKNSIGVTQNQLLDGTSADGDVSMADAAGAGEEEKGKEVTSTKEPTEEKAIGGESKQTDDKEGSTNTNTNGNGDAQSKENAKDAGQLSNAQKEQAGPLLASEADEASFVHPMFLPPASAKPDRNMGIPENEAEDIRRLLALYVQKQEEVTRGATRLHQGLLRAERLRSNVLHWAKAEAHCGPNRDMSDGEDWYDKEEWGLTEDLKKGQDEEEEDTTTTGKKTRNRRT; translated from the exons ATGGCAACGCAACAGATCCTGTTTGCGGAGACGATTGCCggcatgaagaaggcttTTAAGAGGAAAGCTTATG AGTCTGATTCCGATTCTGAAGTTGAGAGCTTCACCAACCGAGGACACAAGCTTCAAAAAAGAGCACGATTTGCACACAAAGGGCAATTGGCGCCGACTGCCGGCCCAAGTGCGTATAAAGAG GCTGTCGACTACGCCGGCGTCCGACGAAATATTCTATATCGGAACCCACCTCTAGTGGACGACGAGGGTTATGAAATACtgagcgacgacgacgatgaccGAGTAGAAGATGCTGAATTGGCCGCTGCCGAACTCAACCCATACTCCAACATTCTCCTGGATC ATATTCTCGCACCTCTTACCGCGTCGACCGATCTACCACATCACCCGACACTCTCCAAACCTTTCACTTCGAAGACTCTCGATGAGCTCATCCATCAAAGCTGCACTCTAATGCGGAAAGAGAACCAATCATTGTGGGAGGTAAGGCATTTGTGGACCTCGCTTTGTGGCGATGGTGTCTGGATGCCTTGCGAAACAATGGTAGGCTCGAACGACATTGATTTATACTCGGACGAGCATGTGGCTCGCTTCCTACAGATTTTGTCCAATGGCGGAGGTAAAGGATCGCCTACAGTCGTCGTGAATGGGGAGTCGAACCCTCATATTACGAAGAATTCAATAGGTGTGACCCAGAACCAACTGCTGGATGGCACCAGTGCAGATGGTGATGTATCCATGGCGGATGCTGCCGGCgctggcgaagaagaaaagggCAAGGAAGTAACGAGCACCAAGGAACCGACGGAGGAGAAAGCCATCGGTGGAGAGTCAAAACAAACAGATGACAAAGAAGGGAGTACCAATACCAATACAAATGGGAATGGTGATGcccaaagcaaagaaaatgCAAAGGACGCAGGACAGCTAAGCAATGCACAAAAGGAGCAAGCTGGGCCGCTTCTCGCATCAGAAGCAGATGAGGCATCGTTTGTACACCCCATGTTTCTTCCGCCAGCTAGTGCCAAACCCGACAGGAACATGGGCATTCCGGAGAATGAAGCTGAGGATATTAGACGGCTACTGGCACTTTACGTgcaaaaacaagaagaggtgACCAGAGGGGCAACCAGGCTACACCAGGGTCTGTTGCGGGCTGAGAGGCTCCGCAGCAATGTGCTGCATTGGGCCAAAGCAGAAGCACATTGTGGACCAAATAGGGACATGTCTGACGGCGAAGATTGGTACGATAAAGAGGAATGGGGGCTGACGGAAGATTTAAAGAAGGGccaagatgaggaggaggaggatacGACGACAACGGGGAAGAAGACCAGAAACCGTCGAACATAG
- a CDS encoding phospholipid methyltransferase (similar to Metarhizium robertsii ARSEF 23 XP_007818393.1), translating to MTSLLGNLVDYVDFSKTSLLEYHNKLLTNLFGGNSKAANYGLAAAIFSLGLVRDWLFKTAISEQPSHPLLDSIYTQAAAFTLFAAGNTLVITSTYRLGIRGTFLGDYFGVLLEEMVTGFPFNVSSAPMYVGSTLSFLGTSLYYGKPAGLLLTLWVYLVYVVALRFEDPFTAGIYAKRDRERAAAKSGKKQK from the exons ATGACGTCGCTTCTCGGTAACCTCGTCGACTATGTCGACTTTAGCAAGACGAGCTTGCTTG AGTACCACAACAAACTCCTAACGAACCTGTTTGGCGGCAACTCCAAGGCGGCCAACTATGgtcttgctgctgccatcttctcccTTGGCCTCGTTCGCGACTGGTTGTTTAAGACTGCTATTTCGGAGCAGCCATCACACCCTTTGCTTGACAGTATCTACACGCAAGCTGCCGCCTTCACATTGTTCGCTGCCGGTAACACCCTCGTCATTACCTCAACATACCGGTTGGGAATAAGGGGCACTTTCCTTGGCGACTACTTTGGCGTTTTGCTGGAAGAAATGGTGACTGGGTTTCCTTTCAACGTGTCCAGTGCTCCCATGTATGTGGGCTCGACCTTGAGCTTCCTTGGAACTTCACTGTACTATGGCAAGCCTGCTGGTCTTTTGTTGACGCTGTGGGTCTACCTCGTGTATGTCGTTGCTCTGCGGTTCGAGGACCCTTTCACGGCAGGCATCTATGCCAAGCGGGATCGCGAGAGAGCCGCtgccaagtctggcaagaagcaaaagtaa